From Triticum urartu cultivar G1812 chromosome 2, Tu2.1, whole genome shotgun sequence, a single genomic window includes:
- the LOC125537234 gene encoding uncharacterized protein LOC125537234 codes for MSRPPTSPEDHPPLSPSTLPQDHPQSPPPTLSEDHQSSPRPTSSQCFLLYKTTSGFHQEAGSATLDSGMGRTCVFVHHGDKDAFLKGNIEPDPDELDMVFDSSPSYAELLQQVKVQLSLGGFGNS; via the exons ATGTCGCGTCCGCCAACTTCGCCTGAAGACCATCCACCGTTGTCACCATCGACTTTGCCGCAAGACCATCCGCAATCGCCTCCGCCGACTTTGTCGGAAGACCATCAATCGTCGCCTAGACCTACTTCGTCGCAG TGCTTCTTGCTGTACAAGACCACATCTGGTTTCCACCAAGAAGCTGGATCAGCGACATTGGACTCTG GGATGGGAAGAACATGTGTGTTTGTTCATCATGGGGACAAAGACGCTTTCTTGAAAGGCAATATTGAACCGGATCCGGATGAGCTTGATATGGTGTTTGATAGTAGTCCTAGCTATGCGGAGCTCTTGCAAcaagtgaaagtgcaactatccctaggtggttttggtaattcataa